One genomic region from Zalophus californianus isolate mZalCal1 chromosome 2, mZalCal1.pri.v2, whole genome shotgun sequence encodes:
- the LOC113924502 gene encoding mitochondrial import receptor subunit TOM20 homolog, whose translation MLGCLAWSALRVPGRLLARGPRRSVLLLGRGKLVGRNNAVAAGVCGALFLGYCIYFDRKRRSDPNFKNRLRERRKKQKLAKERAGLCKLPDLKDAEAVQKFFLEEIQLGEELLAQGEYEKGVDHLTNAIAVCGQPQQLLQVLQQTLPPPVFQMLLTKLPTISQRILSAQSLAEDDVE comes from the exons atgttggggtgcctgg CGTGGTCCGCGCTGAGGGTTCCCGGCCGACTGCTTGCTCGCGGGCCGCGGCGCTCAGTCCTGCTCCTCGGTCGAGGGAAGCTGGTGGGCCGGAACAACGCCGTCGCCGCCGGTGTCTGCGGGGCTCTTTTCCTCGGGTACTGCATTTACTTTGACCGCAAGAGACGGAGTGACCCCAACTTCAAGAACAGGCTTCGAGAacgaagaaagaaacaaaagcttgCCAAGGAGAGAGCTGGACTTTGCAAGTTACCTGACCTTAAAGATGCTGAGGCTGTTCAGAAATTCTTCCTTGAAGAAATACAGCTTGGTGAAGAGTTGCTAGCCCAGGGTGAATATGAGAAAGGGGTAGACCATCTGACAAATGCAATTGCTGTGTGTGGACAGCCACAGCAGTTGCTCCAAGTGTTACAGCAAACTCTTCCACCACCCGTGTTCCAGATGCTTCTGACCAAGCTTCCAACAATTAGTCAGAGAATTTTAAGTGCTCAGAGCTTAGCTGAAGATGATGTGGAATGA